In Haloplanus rubicundus, one DNA window encodes the following:
- a CDS encoding DUF2080 family transposase-associated protein: protein MMNRFEIDGEEVLDGEVKPFGNSAHVTVPKRWRGADVKVVRTSEPTEQDEE, encoded by the coding sequence ATGATGAATCGCTTTGAAATCGACGGCGAGGAAGTTCTCGATGGCGAGGTCAAACCGTTCGGGAACAGCGCCCACGTCACTGTCCCGAAACGCTGGCGTGGAGCCGACGTGAAAGTCGTCCGAACCTCAGAACCCACCGAACAAGACGAAGAATGA
- a CDS encoding HVO_A0114 family putative DNA-binding protein — protein sequence MTDHTTDGWPDKYSDPRDRPHPDILRVTVESFDAAREGTVGAVDAVAERESAPAVVSFATVGELRKMLTDRRIELLRTLLNTDGAAESISALAEDLGRDYRTVHDDVSLLADYGLLFVVDEGQSKRPYLPYERIHLDVELAGGEPDEEPAPA from the coding sequence CACCACCGACGGCTGGCCCGACAAGTACAGCGACCCCCGCGACCGTCCGCACCCAGACATCCTTCGCGTGACTGTCGAGTCGTTCGACGCGGCCCGCGAGGGTACGGTCGGGGCTGTCGACGCAGTTGCCGAAAGAGAATCGGCACCGGCAGTCGTGTCGTTCGCGACGGTCGGAGAGCTGCGGAAGATGCTGACCGACCGCCGCATCGAACTCCTCCGGACGCTGTTGAATACCGACGGTGCTGCCGAGAGTATTTCAGCGCTGGCCGAGGATCTCGGCCGCGACTACCGGACGGTCCACGACGACGTCTCCCTGCTCGCAGACTACGGCCTCCTTTTCGTCGTCGACGAGGGGCAGTCGAAGCGGCCGTACCTGCCCTACGAGCGGATTCACCTCGACGTTGAACTCGCCGGCGGAGAACCGGACGAAGAGCCCGCACCGGCCTGA